ATGTAATTAAATAAGATATTGTTTCCGTAATAATATTATTTGAAAAGCTGGAGTCTATTTTATATTCTTCTACAACTAGTATGTTTTGAGTTATCGTATCTATAAAGGTTGGCCAAATCACTACATATTCGTTCGGATGGCTAATCTGTACACTCAGATTAATTTGATCGCCAATAAGGATTGTATTGGTGTCTAAAGTAGCCGTAACTGAAATATTCTGTCCGTATGTCAGAATAGGGAATATTAAGACAAGCAGAGTAGTCTTAATTAACTTGGCTATATGTGAATCTATTCTCATTATCGTTTTTTGAATAAATTCATGAGAGGTTTAATATAAGACTCGGTTGTGTTTATAAGGGCAAAATCTACTCCCGATCTTCGAAAAATATTTTTCAATCTAACTTCTTCATCATTCGCTTTTTTAGCGAAACCATCTCTCACTTTCTTGTCTGAACTATCAATCCATTGATGTCTACCAGATTCCGAGTCAATAAATTTAACCAAGCCGATATTTGGTAGGCTCTTCTCTCTGTCGTCAAATATTTTAAGAGCAACAACGTCGTGTCGTTTTTTTGCCAGCTTTAAGGGGTTCTCGAAATTAGTATCGATAAAATCGGATATAACAAAAGCAATACTCCTTTTTTTAACGATATTGTTAAAGAATTTTAAGGCTACCGAGAGATCTGTTGTTTTATTTTCGGGTTCGAAGTTTAAAAGCTCTCTAATGATTCTTAAGATGTGGCTTTTCCCTTTTTTAGGAGGGATAAATTTTTCGACTTGATTACTGAAGAAGATAACACCAATCTTATCGTTATTCTGAATTGCAGAAAATGCAAGGACTGCACAGATTTCTGTAATCATGTCTTGCTTCAGTTGAATTTGTGTTCCAAAAGATTCGGAAGCGCTAATGTCAACGATTAGCATTACTGTCAATTCTCGTTCTTCTTCAAAAACCTTTACATATGGACTATTAAATCGCGCTGTTACATTCCAATCAATTGTTCGGATATCGTCTCCATGTTGATATTCACGAACTTCACTAAAAGTCATACCCTTGCCCTTAAAGGCACTATGGTATTCTCCAGTGAATATTTGATTAGAAAGACCTTTGGTTTTAATCTCAATCTTCCTGACTTTTTTTAAAAGTTCGGATGCTTCCACTATTCGTTTTTAATTTCTGTGGAGAAGACTAAGGTACTTCAACAGTATTTAGTAACTCTTCTATAATATATTCTGTCGTAATGTTTTCTGCTTCTGCCTCGTATGTTAGGCCAATTCTATGTCTTAAAACATCTGGGCAAATTGCTCTCACATCTTCAGGAATTACATAACCTCTTCGCTTTATAAAAGCATAGGCTTTGGCAGCCAACGCTAAACTGATACTTGCTCTTGGTGAAGCACCGTAGTTTATCATAGAGGCATATTTACCTAAATTATAATCCTCAGGATTTCTTGTTGCGAAAACAATATCTAGTATATATTGCTCAATTTTTTCGTCCATATAAACACTTCGAACAACTTTTCTTGCTTTTATTATCGACTCTGGCGAAACAACCGGTTTTATTTCGATTTTCTCGTTTTGAATATTTCTACGAATAATTACTTTTTCATCTTCTTTAGTCGGGTATCCTAATACCACTTTAAGCATAAATCGATCTACCTGTGCCTCGGGCAATGTGTATGTGCCTTCTTGATCGATTGGGTTTTGTGTTGCTAATACCAGAAATGGTTCCTCCATTTGAAATGTTTCATCTCCAATAGTTACTTGTCGCTCTTGCATAGCCTCTAACAACGCACTTTGAACCTTAGCAGGTGATCTGTTGATCTCATCTGCAAGGATGAAGTTTGCAAAAATGGGTCCTTTACGAATAGTGAATTCTTCCTTTTTTTGGTTGTAAATCATTGTACCTACAATATCAGCAGGCAATAGGTCTGGAGTAAATTGTATCCGACTAAACTTTGCATCGATGCTGGATGCAAGAGAATTGATCGCTAGAGTTTTTGCTAATCCAGGTACCCCTTCCAAAAGGATATGGCCGTTTGCTAGTAAACCGATAAGTAATCGTTCTACCATTTTCTTCTGGCCAACAATTACCTTTTCTACTTCCATTGAGATTAAGTCCAAAAAGGCACTTTCCTTTTCTATTAACTCGTTTAATTCTTTGATATTAATTTCTTGTGTAGTCGTTTCCATTTTATCTTATGCTAATTAGTGTTGCAAATTTAATTTTTTGGCTAATAAAAATCAACGAAAAGAACGCTGTTGTCATATTATTTATTGCATATCTGTATTTTTGGTTTTTGAATAATTATCCTACTTAGAATTGAGTTTAATAAATCGGTTTTTTTTAGAAATTTCCTACGACGGAACATTGTTTCATGGATGGCAAATCCAAAACAATGCGGATACCGTTCAAGGCGAGGTGAATAGGGTGTTATCTGTTCTTTGCGAAGAGAGTATTAGCGTTATGGGATGTGGAAGAACCGACACCGGCGTACATGCCACACAGTACTTTTGTCATTTTGATTCGGTAAAGGAAATGAATAGTGAAAATCATCTGCATAGAATTAATAAAATGTTTCCCGCGAATATTGCTGCTTTGAGTTTGCGAGAGGTGGGTAATGATGCACATGCTAGGTTCGATGCCGATTCTAGAACCTATGAATATCACATTCATAAAGAGAAATCCCCATTTCTAGTTAATAGGTCGTATCAATTAAATGCTGAGTTCGATATCGATTTAATGAATAAAGGAGCAGCTTTACTTCTATATTATGAAAACTTTGAATGTTTTAGTAAGGTCCATACGCAAGTAAATAATTTTAATTGCAATATTTCTAAGGCTATCTGGGAGGAAAGAAAGGAGGGGATTGTATTTACGATTACTGCAAATCGCTTTTTACGTAACATGGTTAGAGCAATTGTAGGATCATTAGTTGATTTAGGAAAAGAAAGGATTTCAATAGAAGATTTAATAAAAATCATTGAATCACAAAATCGTTCGAATGCTGGGATGAGTGCTCCTGCCCACGCTCTGTATTTATCGTCTGTTACTTATCCTTATATCAATTAACAGTGACTAAACTAACAGATACATCGCTTCTTAGAAGAATATTTAGATATGTTCTTCCATATCGATCCACTTTTGCTATTGCTTTACTCCTTACAATAATATTGGGTTTTTTGGCTGCCGCAAGGCCGTATTTGATAATGAAAGCCGTTGATGATCATATTGTTAAGCCAGATTTAGAAGGGTTGAAGTTCATCTCAATTATATTGGTAATACTTCTGTTTTTAGAAGCGTTTATTCAACTAATTCAAACTTATATGGCGAATTGGTTAGGGCAAACGGTAATTAAGGATTTAAGGGTTGAAGTATATAGCCATATAAGCAGATTTAAATTGAAATTCTTTGATAATACACCCGTGGGAACGCTGATAACTAGGGTAATATCCGATATCGAAACAATTGCAAACGTATTTTCGGAAGGGTTGCTAATAATATTAGGCGATCTATTAAAAATTGTCTTGGTAGTCACTATGATGTTCTATGTAGATTGGCAGTTGGCACTAATTACGTTATCTGTCTTGCCAATTTTAATCATTGCGGCGAATTCGTTTAAGAATGGGATAAAATCATCTTTTGAAGAAGTTAGAACTCAGATTTCGAGTATTAATACCTTCGTTCAAGAACGTATTGTTGGGATGAGTGTGGTTCGGATGTTCAACAAGGAGCATGATGAAAAAGAAAACTTCAAGGTGATTAATGACTTGCATCGTAAAGCACACGTAAGGTCAATATGGTACTATTCAATCTTTTTGCCATTTGTTGAAATTCTAACGTCATTGGCAACGGCATTATTAATTTTTTGGGGATCGGGAAATGTTATGGATGGAGATATCGAGACAGGCGCTCTATTCGCATACATACTATATATCAATATGTTATTTCGGCCTATTCGTCAATTGGCTGATAAATTTAATACGCTGCAAATGGGTATGGTGGCATCAGAACGGGTATTTAAGTTATTGGATACAACGTCGCAGATAGAGGACAAAGGAAGTATTTCGAGACATCACTTAACAGGAGATATAAGTTTTAAAAATGTATGGTTTGCGTACAATGACGAGAACTGGGTACTCAGAGATGTTAGTTTCAACGTTGAGGCAGGAAAGAGTATTGCTATTGTTGGTGTCACTGGTGCTGGAAAAACCTCTATAGTGAATATTCTTTGTAGATATTACGAATACCAAAAAGGCGAAATTAGTTTAGACGGAACAGATCTTAAGGATTATAAAATCAAGGAATTAAGAAATAATATTGGGTTGGTTCTCCAAGATGTGTTTCTCTTTTCAGATTCAATATTTAACAACATTACGTTAAATGATCCGAGTATATCAAAAGAACAGGTAGTTGAGGCATCAAAGATTGTAGGGGCGCATGATTTTATTAGTCGTTTACCGGGAGATTACGATTATCAAGTAATGGAGAGGGGTAATTTGCTTTCTGTTGGACAGAGACAACTAATCTCTTTTATCAGAGCTTTTGTATATAATCCAAAGATTTTAATTTTAGATGAGGCTACTTCATCGATTGATGTACAATCAGAAGAATTGATACAGGCAGCAACTAATCGATTAACGGAAAATAGGACTTCCATTATTGTGGCTCACCGGTTATCGACTATTAAAAATGTAGATATGATATTGGTTTTAGATCATGGTAAAATCATTGAACAGGGGAATCATAAAGAGCTATTGGAAAAAGAAGGGTATTATTGCAAACTATTTAATCATCAGTTTAATAGCATAAACGAAAAATAATTAAAGTATGTCAGAATATTTTGAAGGAGAAGTAACCATAATTGTAGATGGGGTAGAAGAGAAAGTTGAGGTAGCAAATGGACAATCGATTCTTGAAGCAGCATTAGAGAATAGCCTTAATGTACCTTTTTCTTGTCAGGCGGGAAATTGCACTACTTGTAAGTCCAAGTTGGTTTCAGGTAAAATATCGATGGACAATGATGTTATGTTGAACGATGATGACATTGCAGAGAATTATGTTCTTACTTGTCAGTCACACCCACTTACCGATGACGTTAAAATAGAGTTTGAATAGAACGAAAAAAAGTTAGACATAAAAAAACCCTTAGTGATATCACTAAGGGTTTTTTATGTCTAAAGTTCTTATTCAGCAGAAGCAGTTACTTCTTCTACAAAAGCATTAATTGATAATAATGTTTGAGCAGGTTCTGTGTTAGCAGTAATTGTAACCGTTTTTGCTTGGTTACCTTTTTGAGTACCTGGCTTATAGCTTACTTCAATTACACCTTCTTCTCCTGGAGCTATAGGTTCAGTAGGATATTTAGGTACTGTGCAACCACAAGATCCTTTTGCATTTGTAATGATAAGTGGCTCTGTTCCTGTATTTGTGAATTTGAAAACATGTTCATTATCTGTACTGTTTTGTTGTACGTTTCCGAAATCATGCGTCATATCAGCAAACTCCAAGCTTGTTTTTGGTGTGTTATCAATTATAGGAGCAACTGGCTGTTGAGCACCAAGATCTATCGGAGCAGCATTATTAGGTGTTGCAGGAGCATTAAAACTTGAACGTGGTGCGACTACGGTACTATCCTCAACACCTTTTGATTGCATTAAAACTTGCATCAATAGTAGTAAGGTTATAGCGCCTAGAAGACCAAGCTTGATGTTTTCTCTCATATCTGTATTCATGGTATATTATTTAAATGTTTGGTGTATTATAAAACTCCGTCTAAATTAATACTTATTCTCCAAGAATAGAAGTTCTTATTTAAGAGCAATTTTGGAGTTGTATCCTTTAAAGTTTTCTAAAAGCTGAACAGCTTGAGTGAAGGCGTCGTCTGTTTGGTTTATAACCTGATGATAGGCTTCAATGTCAAATAAACTTCTGGCAACAAGTGCTTTGATGTGGTTGTTGACTTTTGAACGAGAAACTTTATCGTCGATTCCCTCTTCATCTATTTCGCGTTTTATAACGAATTTGTCGAATTCTTCCATGTAAGCTTCGTTTGTAGAAAAATTACTTTCGAATTTCTGAAAGGTGGAATAGTCGGCCTCAAATTGAGTTCTATTGATGTCTACATAGTGAAGAGAGAAGTCTCTCACAAGTCCTTTTTTGAGTATTTCGTTATAATATGGAGAGAATTTACTTGTATCCATAGGGATGAATATATCTGGCATTATGCCACCACCACCATATACTACTCGTTGGTTTGGTGTGTAAAATTTAAGAGAATCAGGAAAGCTAATCTTCTCTTTATTACTCATTTCCCCTTTACTTAATCTTGTTGCCAATTCTTTGTGATATTCATCCGTCCCTTCATCGTAAGGTTTTTGAATACATCTGCCGGTAGGAGTATAGTACCGTGCAGTAGTGAGTCTAATGGCAGATCCATCAGGTAGTGCAAAAGGTTTTTGTACAAGTCCTTTACCGAAAGATCGTCGTCCAATAATTACACCTCTATCCCAGTCTTGTATGGCTCCTGATACAATTTCACTAGCAGATGCCGATCCTTCATTAATTAATACAACTAATCTCCCTCCTTCAAATTCTCCTTTTGTTGTAGAAAAATGAGTTTGACGTGGTGAGTATTCACCATCGGTATAAACAATCATCTTATTCTCAACCAAGAATTCGTCAGCTAATTCTATAGCAGTTCGAAGGTAACCGCCTCCATTATTTCTAAGATCGAGTATTAGGTGCTTAGCCCCTTCGCTTTTTAATTCACTTAATCCCTTTTTAAACTCTTCCATAGTTGTTCGTGAAAACCGGTTTATTTTTATATAACCGATTTCATCATTCACTTTGTAAGATGCATCCATACTATACATCGGGATTTTATCTCTTACAATAGGAAATTCAAGTAGGCCATCAATTCCTTTTCTGTATATCGAAACATTAACCAAAGTTCCTTTAGGTCCTTTAAGACCTTTCATAACATCTTGATTCGTTATGCCCGTTCCTGCAACGACTTGATCTTCAATTTTGATAATTTTGTCTCCAGATCGGATTCCAAGTTTTTCGGAAGGACCGCCACTAATTGGTGAGATAACCACAATAGTATCCTTTAAAATATTGAATTGTATTCCAATTCCTTCAAAACTCCCAAGTAATGGCTCGTTCGTTTGTTTTAAATCTCTTTGATGTATGTAAGTAGAGTGGGGGTCTAGTTTTTTTAGCATTGATCGGATGCCATTGTCAATGATTTTGCCAACATCTGTGGAGTCTACATAGTATTTTTCAATAAGCATTACAGACTGAGAAATCTTATCGATCGCCATATGGAGATCAATTTCTTTTTCTTCTTCTGTATCTAGAACTCCTGCGGCTTGCCCAAATACTGAAGTATTAAAAATGGCAAGAATAATAAGTGTTGGTATGTAAAATTTGATCATGTATTCTCTCATTGGTAATTGAAATATACTATTGTTTTAACTATTATGTTTCACTTCTCAGTTTAATTAATGGCGCTAAATACTTGCCCGTATACGACTCGCTATCACTTACAAGATCCTCTGGTAGACCTTCGAAAATTAATTCTCCTCCTTCGTCTCCACCTTCAGGCCCAAGATCAACTAACCAATCTGCAGACTTAATTACATCTAAGTTGTGCTCGATAACGATAACTGTATTCCCTTGTTCTACTAGCGCATTTATTGCTTTTAGAAGCTTCTTTACATCATGGAAATGAAGTCCTGTAGTGGGTTCATCAAATATGAAAAGTGTATGAATATCTTTTTTGTTTTTGATCAGAAATGATGCCAATTTAATTCGTTGAGCTTCTCCACCGCTAAGTGTTCCTGAAGATTGTACAAGTTTAATGTAGCCCATTCCAACATCCTGAAGAGCTTTTAGTTTAAAAACTAGCTTTTTGAGATTAGTCTTGGACTTGTCGTCTTGTTGAAAGAATTCAACTGCCTCATCTATAGTTAGGCCCAGTACATCAGCAATGTTTTTCTCTTTAAACATAACATCTAGGACTTCTTGTTTAAACCTTTTTCCGTTGCATGTTTCGCATTCGAGAAATACGTCTGCCATAAATTGCATTTCGATTTTTATTCTTCCTTCTCCTTCACATTCATCACATCTTCCTCCCGGCATGTTAAAGGAAAAGTGAGCAGGTTTAAAACCGAGGTTTTTAGCATGTGACGAACTAGAATAGATATCCCTGATTTCATCAAATGCCTTAATATATGTTACAGGGTTCGATCGTGAAGATTTACCGATTGGGTTTTGATCAACAAATTCTATCTGTTGAATGTTTTCTATATCGCCCTCAACAGAACCGTGGGCTCCTGTTTCTTCTGCAAATCCACCTAATATTTTCTTAATGGAAGGATAAAGTATTTTTTTAACCAAAGAGGATTTTCCTGAGCCACTAACTCCTGTAATGACGGTTAAAATCCCTAATGGAAATTTTATATCGAGTCCTTTAAGGTTGTTTTCTCTTGCGTCTTTAATTTCAATGTGATTAGTCCAAGTACGTCTATGTTCGGGAACAGAGATTTCTAATTCACCGGATAGATATTTCATTGTAAGGCTTTTGGTTTCCTTCATCATTTCATCATGACTTCCTTCAAAAATCACTTCGCCTCCATCCGATCCAGCTTTTGGACCCATATCTATAATGTGATCTGATGCTTTCATGATTTCTGAATCATGCTCGACAACGATAACTGAATTGCCAATTTCTTTTAAAGAGAGCATTACATCGATTAATTGTAATGAATCTCGAGGATGAAGCCCGATGCTTGGCTCGTCTAATATGTAAGTAGATCCGACTAAGGAGCTTCCGAGTGATTTTGCAAGGTTAATTCGTTGCGATTCACCTCCTGAAAGCGTAGAAGAAATTCTATTTAAGTTGAGATAGCTTAATCCAACACTACAGAGAAAACTTAATCTGCTTCTAATTTCTAAAAGGAGATTCTTTGCAACCTGTTTGTCGAAGTCGTTTAGAACCGATTCAACGTTGTCGAAGAAGGCTACGGCATCGCCGATCGACATCTTAACTATATGGCTAATGTTTTTATCATGTATTTTGATGTAATTGGCTTCTTTTTTAAGTCGAGATCCTCTGCAAGTATTACAAGTAGTTTTGCCTCTGTATCTTGAGAGCATCACTCTGTATTGGATTTTGTAGCTCTGTTCTTCTAAATAAGAAAAGAATTCGTCTAAGCCTCTAAAATGAACGTTGCCAGTCCAAAGTAAATCTTGTTCATCTTCTGAAAGATCGTAATATGGACGGTGTATTGGAAAGTCGAAATGACTACTGGCCATCACTAAGTCTTCTTTCCATGTTTTCATTTTTTCACCGCGCCAGCATACAATCGCATTTTCGTAAACAGAAAGGCTTTTATTAGGGATAACGAGATCTCGATCTATACCCATTATATTTCCGTATCCTTCACATGTTTCGCATGCTCCAATTGGATTATTAAAACTAAAAAGATGAGTGGTTGGTTCTTTGAACTCAATACCATCTAATTCGAATTTATTAGAGAATGTATTTGAAATCCCTCCATTTACCTCAATCGTACATTTGCCTTTACTTTCGTTAAAGGCTGTCTGTATCGAATCGGCAATACGTGTCCAATTTGCTTCATCATTTTCTTTAGATATAACTCTGTCGATTAAAATTGCGCAATCTTCTTCTATTGGGTAAGATTTTGTTTTTTCAAGAACTTCTTCGATCTTTCGAATATTCCCTCCAACGGAAATTTTATAAAACCCACTACTAATTAGATTCTCGAGAATAATTTTTGATTGAACTTTACAATCTGAAAGTATGTGAAGTTTCGAATTGTTTTCAAGGCTTTTAATGTATTTAATTACATCTTTTACAGATTGCTTCGTTACCTCTTTATTCGAAATTGGAGAATATGTCTTTCCTATTCTCGTGAAAAGTAATTTAAGGTAGTCGTATATCTCTGTTGATGTGCCAATGGTGGATCGTGGGTTTTTAGAACTGACTTTTTGTTCTATGGCAATAGCGGGAGAAATACCTTTAATGAAATCCACATCCGGCTTGTTTAGTTTTCCTAAAAACTGTCGTGCATATGCGGATAAGCTTTCAACGTATCTTCTTTGGCCTTCAGCATACAAAGTATCATACACTAAGGTCGATTTCCCAGATCCTGATAATCCTGTAACAACAACTAATTTGTTTTTAGGAATGGCAACATCAATATTCTTAAGGTTGTGCATTTTTGCACCTTTAATAAGAATGTATTCTTTTGGATTTTTGAGTGAGAATGAATCTTCCGGCATCAAATGTGAATTATTTTTTTAATAAAAAGCGTACAATATTACGCTACTTTGTTTAACTTTCGGTTCAGTTAACTTTAAAATGTAGTTGGGCAGAAACAAATGAATAAATTTGGCGTACCAACAGCATCAAACACAAAAAACAAACTGCCTATAGCATAAATCTTACTCTTTTAATTTTTTTTCTCACGAATCACTAACAAAAGAGTATGTTATGCAAAATCCTATATTAAGCGATCAAGAACTAGTAAGAATCTATCTTCAAGGAGATGAAGATGCGATTAGAGTACTTATAAACCGACACAAAGACAAAGTGTTTGGCTATATCTATTTTTTAATAAAAGACAGAGCCTTGGCCGATGATGTCTTTCAGGATACCTTTATTAAAGTTGTAAATACCTTGAAGAAAGGCAAGTATAACGAGGAAGGTAAATTTATAGTTTGGGTTAAGAGAATTGCCCATAACTTGGTAATAGATCATTTTAGAAAGTCTAAGAGAATGCCTCTTGTGCATGGAAATGATGATTATGACGTATTTGCTAAAATTGGTCTTGAAGAAGAAAGTATTGAAGAGAAAATCCTGAAAACACAAACCCACCAAGAACTCAAAGATCTAATTGAGTTTTTGCCTGAAGAACAAAGAAATGTTCTTAAGATGAGGTACTATATCGATATGAGCTTTAAAGATATTGCTGAGGAAACGGATGTTAGTATCAACACGGCTTTAGGGCGTATGCGGTATGCTTTGATTAATCTTCGGAAATTAATGGAAGAGAAAAACATTAGCCTTGTAAGTTAGTAGATGCAATAACCGTAATAGTTGTCCGTTTGGGTGGTATGAAATTAATAAATCATTTGTATAGCCTATGGATAAAAACAATACTATTAATGAGTTATTTAACGCATCCGAAAAAACCGGTGCCTATATTGATTCGAAAGAATTACAACCTAAAGAAGAAACGATAGATTTTATTTTAAGCTATTCAAAATCGCTTAAAATTTACAATACCGATCTTATTGATGAGGTTGAAGTAATTCTAAATTAAGAGACTCAGAAACGCCCTTTTGCTTTAAAGCAAAAGGGCGTTTTATTTAACATCATATACCTGCTCTGCCAATAAGTGAACAGATTGGACATACGTCACTTTTGTGTCCTCTGGCTGGGCAATATTCTCTTCCGAAGAAAATAATTTGAAGATGTAATTTATTCCATAGAACTTCAGGGAATAAACGTTTACAGTCCGCTTCTGTTTTTACAACATTTTTACCGGTAGATAGTCCCCATCGATAGATTAATCGGTGGATGTGTGTATCTACTGGAAAAG
This region of Flavobacteriales bacterium genomic DNA includes:
- a CDS encoding DUF58 domain-containing protein; this translates as MEASELLKKVRKIEIKTKGLSNQIFTGEYHSAFKGKGMTFSEVREYQHGDDIRTIDWNVTARFNSPYVKVFEEERELTVMLIVDISASESFGTQIQLKQDMITEICAVLAFSAIQNNDKIGVIFFSNQVEKFIPPKKGKSHILRIIRELLNFEPENKTTDLSVALKFFNNIVKKRSIAFVISDFIDTNFENPLKLAKKRHDVVALKIFDDREKSLPNIGLVKFIDSESGRHQWIDSSDKKVRDGFAKKANDEEVRLKNIFRRSGVDFALINTTESYIKPLMNLFKKR
- a CDS encoding MoxR family ATPase encodes the protein METTTQEINIKELNELIEKESAFLDLISMEVEKVIVGQKKMVERLLIGLLANGHILLEGVPGLAKTLAINSLASSIDAKFSRIQFTPDLLPADIVGTMIYNQKKEEFTIRKGPIFANFILADEINRSPAKVQSALLEAMQERQVTIGDETFQMEEPFLVLATQNPIDQEGTYTLPEAQVDRFMLKVVLGYPTKEDEKVIIRRNIQNEKIEIKPVVSPESIIKARKVVRSVYMDEKIEQYILDIVFATRNPEDYNLGKYASMINYGASPRASISLALAAKAYAFIKRRGYVIPEDVRAICPDVLRHRIGLTYEAEAENITTEYIIEELLNTVEVP
- the truA gene encoding tRNA pseudouridine(38-40) synthase TruA, which codes for MSLINRFFLEISYDGTLFHGWQIQNNADTVQGEVNRVLSVLCEESISVMGCGRTDTGVHATQYFCHFDSVKEMNSENHLHRINKMFPANIAALSLREVGNDAHARFDADSRTYEYHIHKEKSPFLVNRSYQLNAEFDIDLMNKGAALLLYYENFECFSKVHTQVNNFNCNISKAIWEERKEGIVFTITANRFLRNMVRAIVGSLVDLGKERISIEDLIKIIESQNRSNAGMSAPAHALYLSSVTYPYIN
- a CDS encoding ABC transporter ATP-binding protein, giving the protein MTKLTDTSLLRRIFRYVLPYRSTFAIALLLTIILGFLAAARPYLIMKAVDDHIVKPDLEGLKFISIILVILLFLEAFIQLIQTYMANWLGQTVIKDLRVEVYSHISRFKLKFFDNTPVGTLITRVISDIETIANVFSEGLLIILGDLLKIVLVVTMMFYVDWQLALITLSVLPILIIAANSFKNGIKSSFEEVRTQISSINTFVQERIVGMSVVRMFNKEHDEKENFKVINDLHRKAHVRSIWYYSIFLPFVEILTSLATALLIFWGSGNVMDGDIETGALFAYILYINMLFRPIRQLADKFNTLQMGMVASERVFKLLDTTSQIEDKGSISRHHLTGDISFKNVWFAYNDENWVLRDVSFNVEAGKSIAIVGVTGAGKTSIVNILCRYYEYQKGEISLDGTDLKDYKIKELRNNIGLVLQDVFLFSDSIFNNITLNDPSISKEQVVEASKIVGAHDFISRLPGDYDYQVMERGNLLSVGQRQLISFIRAFVYNPKILILDEATSSIDVQSEELIQAATNRLTENRTSIIVAHRLSTIKNVDMILVLDHGKIIEQGNHKELLEKEGYYCKLFNHQFNSINEK
- a CDS encoding 2Fe-2S iron-sulfur cluster binding domain-containing protein gives rise to the protein MSEYFEGEVTIIVDGVEEKVEVANGQSILEAALENSLNVPFSCQAGNCTTCKSKLVSGKISMDNDVMLNDDDIAENYVLTCQSHPLTDDVKIEFE
- a CDS encoding DUF1573 domain-containing protein, whose translation is MNTDMRENIKLGLLGAITLLLLMQVLMQSKGVEDSTVVAPRSSFNAPATPNNAAPIDLGAQQPVAPIIDNTPKTSLEFADMTHDFGNVQQNSTDNEHVFKFTNTGTEPLIITNAKGSCGCTVPKYPTEPIAPGEEGVIEVSYKPGTQKGNQAKTVTITANTEPAQTLLSINAFVEEVTASAE
- a CDS encoding S41 family peptidase, with the translated sequence MIKFYIPTLIILAIFNTSVFGQAAGVLDTEEEKEIDLHMAIDKISQSVMLIEKYYVDSTDVGKIIDNGIRSMLKKLDPHSTYIHQRDLKQTNEPLLGSFEGIGIQFNILKDTIVVISPISGGPSEKLGIRSGDKIIKIEDQVVAGTGITNQDVMKGLKGPKGTLVNVSIYRKGIDGLLEFPIVRDKIPMYSMDASYKVNDEIGYIKINRFSRTTMEEFKKGLSELKSEGAKHLILDLRNNGGGYLRTAIELADEFLVENKMIVYTDGEYSPRQTHFSTTKGEFEGGRLVVLINEGSASASEIVSGAIQDWDRGVIIGRRSFGKGLVQKPFALPDGSAIRLTTARYYTPTGRCIQKPYDEGTDEYHKELATRLSKGEMSNKEKISFPDSLKFYTPNQRVVYGGGGIMPDIFIPMDTSKFSPYYNEILKKGLVRDFSLHYVDINRTQFEADYSTFQKFESNFSTNEAYMEEFDKFVIKREIDEEGIDDKVSRSKVNNHIKALVARSLFDIEAYHQVINQTDDAFTQAVQLLENFKGYNSKIALK
- the uvrA gene encoding excinuclease ABC subunit UvrA, coding for MPEDSFSLKNPKEYILIKGAKMHNLKNIDVAIPKNKLVVVTGLSGSGKSTLVYDTLYAEGQRRYVESLSAYARQFLGKLNKPDVDFIKGISPAIAIEQKVSSKNPRSTIGTSTEIYDYLKLLFTRIGKTYSPISNKEVTKQSVKDVIKYIKSLENNSKLHILSDCKVQSKIILENLISSGFYKISVGGNIRKIEEVLEKTKSYPIEEDCAILIDRVISKENDEANWTRIADSIQTAFNESKGKCTIEVNGGISNTFSNKFELDGIEFKEPTTHLFSFNNPIGACETCEGYGNIMGIDRDLVIPNKSLSVYENAIVCWRGEKMKTWKEDLVMASSHFDFPIHRPYYDLSEDEQDLLWTGNVHFRGLDEFFSYLEEQSYKIQYRVMLSRYRGKTTCNTCRGSRLKKEANYIKIHDKNISHIVKMSIGDAVAFFDNVESVLNDFDKQVAKNLLLEIRSRLSFLCSVGLSYLNLNRISSTLSGGESQRINLAKSLGSSLVGSTYILDEPSIGLHPRDSLQLIDVMLSLKEIGNSVIVVEHDSEIMKASDHIIDMGPKAGSDGGEVIFEGSHDEMMKETKSLTMKYLSGELEISVPEHRRTWTNHIEIKDARENNLKGLDIKFPLGILTVITGVSGSGKSSLVKKILYPSIKKILGGFAEETGAHGSVEGDIENIQQIEFVDQNPIGKSSRSNPVTYIKAFDEIRDIYSSSSHAKNLGFKPAHFSFNMPGGRCDECEGEGRIKIEMQFMADVFLECETCNGKRFKQEVLDVMFKEKNIADVLGLTIDEAVEFFQQDDKSKTNLKKLVFKLKALQDVGMGYIKLVQSSGTLSGGEAQRIKLASFLIKNKKDIHTLFIFDEPTTGLHFHDVKKLLKAINALVEQGNTVIVIEHNLDVIKSADWLVDLGPEGGDEGGELIFEGLPEDLVSDSESYTGKYLAPLIKLRSET
- a CDS encoding sigma-70 family RNA polymerase sigma factor, with the translated sequence MQNPILSDQELVRIYLQGDEDAIRVLINRHKDKVFGYIYFLIKDRALADDVFQDTFIKVVNTLKKGKYNEEGKFIVWVKRIAHNLVIDHFRKSKRMPLVHGNDDYDVFAKIGLEEESIEEKILKTQTHQELKDLIEFLPEEQRNVLKMRYYIDMSFKDIAEETDVSINTALGRMRYALINLRKLMEEKNISLVS